From Riemerella anatipestifer ATCC 11845 = DSM 15868, a single genomic window includes:
- a CDS encoding anhydro-N-acetylmuramic acid kinase → MYIIGVMSGTSLDGIDFCYFKIDESTYDFEIIKAQTYPYPKEWQMKLKSAAQQTKLEVALLNAEYSNYLNREILKFIKAENIENLDLIASHGHTVWHNPKGSFTLQIGNLPTASKEITVPLVGDFRVQDVRLGGQGAPLVPMGDELLFSDYDFCLNLGGFSNISYKRNGERLAFDICPVNTLLNYYSEKYFSFHYDKNGEIARSGKIYQTLVDELNALPFYKQSHPKSLGIEQVNEWFIPIIETFSLEPKDLLASLVEHMAMQIANVLDTDIGKRLLVTGGGAYNQFLIERLSFLAPHIEIIIPSSEVLEYKEALIFGLLGLLKWQGKTNVLASVTGAKHNHSSGVLFLNGALL, encoded by the coding sequence ATGTACATTATTGGGGTGATGTCTGGTACTTCATTAGACGGAATTGATTTTTGCTATTTTAAAATAGATGAAAGTACTTATGATTTTGAAATTATAAAGGCTCAAACTTATCCGTATCCTAAGGAATGGCAGATGAAGCTAAAGTCTGCTGCTCAACAAACAAAGCTGGAAGTAGCGTTACTAAATGCAGAATACTCAAACTATCTTAACCGAGAGATACTGAAGTTTATTAAAGCGGAAAATATTGAAAATTTGGATTTAATTGCCAGTCATGGACATACGGTGTGGCACAATCCTAAAGGTAGTTTTACTTTGCAAATAGGTAATTTACCCACGGCTTCAAAAGAAATAACAGTGCCGCTAGTGGGAGATTTTAGAGTGCAAGATGTCCGTTTAGGTGGGCAAGGAGCACCGCTGGTACCTATGGGTGATGAGCTACTGTTTTCGGACTACGATTTCTGTCTTAATCTAGGAGGGTTTTCTAATATTTCGTACAAAAGAAATGGGGAAAGATTGGCTTTTGATATTTGCCCCGTGAATACCCTATTGAATTATTATTCCGAAAAATATTTTTCTTTTCATTATGATAAAAACGGAGAAATTGCTAGAAGTGGTAAGATATACCAAACTCTTGTTGATGAACTTAATGCCCTACCCTTTTATAAACAATCTCACCCCAAATCTTTAGGAATTGAACAAGTGAATGAATGGTTTATCCCAATTATAGAAACATTTTCTTTAGAACCTAAAGATTTATTAGCTAGCCTAGTAGAACATATGGCAATGCAAATAGCCAATGTTTTGGATACGGATATCGGCAAAAGACTTTTGGTTACAGGAGGCGGAGCTTACAATCAATTTCTTATTGAAAGACTGAGTTTTTTAGCTCCTCATATAGAAATAATTATTCCGTCTTCGGAAGTTTTGGAATACAAAGAAGCTCTTATTTTTGGTTTGTTAGGGCTTTTGAAGTGGCAAGGTAAAACCAATGTTTTGGCATCTGTAACAGGGGCAAAACACAACCACAGCTCTGGAGTATTATTTCTGAATGGAGCATTATTATAA
- a CDS encoding FtsB family cell division protein, with amino-acid sequence MKKLIKDINPTEEPKETSPKMVFFRKYILNKYVITIVAFFVWMIFFDNTSFLVIRDLNSEIKKYEEQLDYYKTEYEKNDAFYKKLMFNRGEKEKFARENYFMKKSNEEIFILVVDSANTNKK; translated from the coding sequence ATGAAAAAGCTCATTAAAGATATAAACCCAACAGAAGAGCCTAAAGAAACTTCTCCTAAAATGGTTTTTTTTAGGAAGTATATCCTCAATAAGTATGTTATTACTATTGTGGCTTTTTTTGTTTGGATGATTTTCTTTGATAATACTTCTTTCCTGGTGATAAGGGATTTGAATTCAGAAATTAAAAAGTACGAGGAACAGCTAGATTACTACAAAACAGAGTATGAGAAGAATGATGCTTTCTACAAAAAACTAATGTTTAATAGGGGAGAGAAAGAAAAGTTTGCTAGAGAGAACTATTTTATGAAAAAATCTAATGAAGAGATTTTCATATTAGTAGTAGATAGTGCTAATACTAATAAAAAATAA
- the rsgA gene encoding ribosome small subunit-dependent GTPase A — protein MSGNETIIFKGLITKSTGSWYQVLEQKTQQFYEARMRGKFKLQKTRLTNPLAVGDWVEFQLETDGVAWITKIESRKNYLIRKSVNLSKEAHIIASNIDVACFLYTLNSPETSLGFLDRFLACCEAYNIRPLILFNKADMLNEDDIEYVEALRTIYHHIGYDSLLISSRTQQNLEELKAILKDKISVFFGHSGSGKSTLVNALQPGLNLRTGEVSEVHLKGKHTTTFAQMHFWNFGGSVIDTPGVREFAMIDVEKEEIQHYFPEIFRTREDCKFHNCLHLNEPKCAVLSAIESGDVLESRYATYTKLMEESEEQGF, from the coding sequence ATGAGCGGTAATGAAACTATAATATTTAAAGGACTGATTACTAAATCTACAGGAAGCTGGTATCAGGTTTTAGAACAGAAAACCCAACAGTTTTACGAGGCAAGAATGAGAGGTAAATTTAAACTCCAAAAGACAAGGCTTACCAATCCTCTCGCTGTGGGAGATTGGGTAGAGTTTCAACTAGAAACCGATGGCGTTGCTTGGATTACTAAAATAGAGTCAAGAAAAAACTATCTCATCAGAAAATCGGTTAATTTATCCAAAGAAGCTCATATTATAGCGTCTAATATAGATGTCGCTTGTTTTCTTTACACTTTAAATAGCCCCGAAACTTCGTTAGGTTTCCTAGACCGTTTTTTGGCTTGTTGTGAGGCTTATAATATTCGTCCACTTATATTGTTCAATAAGGCAGATATGCTGAATGAAGACGATATAGAATATGTAGAAGCTCTTAGAACTATCTATCATCATATTGGTTACGATAGTCTTTTGATTTCGTCTCGTACTCAACAGAATTTAGAGGAACTTAAAGCTATTCTTAAAGATAAAATTTCAGTATTCTTTGGGCATTCGGGTAGTGGCAAATCTACACTTGTAAATGCTCTACAACCAGGGCTTAATTTAAGGACTGGCGAAGTGTCAGAAGTTCACCTCAAGGGTAAACATACCACGACTTTTGCTCAAATGCATTTTTGGAACTTCGGCGGTAGCGTTATAGATACGCCAGGCGTTAGGGAATTTGCAATGATAGATGTTGAAAAGGAAGAAATACAACATTATTTCCCTGAAATATTTAGAACGAGAGAAGACTGTAAATTCCACAACTGTTTGCACCTTAACGAACCTAAATGTGCCGTGCTTTCTGCTATAGAAAGCGGTGATGTTCTTGAAAGCCGTTACGCTACCTATACTAAACTAATGGAAGAGTCTGAAGAACAAGGATTTTAA
- a CDS encoding PH domain-containing protein has product MKVFKSSNSTEVNIITGLTLIILSLLIVTLFYNNISEEVNIYFKFGILLITSLVAMYFYANSLKKVKITDKYLILQKNIGYQMIPLNNIKSVNTAEFSNLTATFSSKGFFGFNGTLMDDTVTFVNDRKNMVKISTSEKKYLLSVNSPNEFIRDIINRNND; this is encoded by the coding sequence ATGAAAGTTTTTAAAAGCTCTAATTCTACCGAAGTAAATATCATAACAGGATTAACCTTAATTATTTTAAGTTTACTTATAGTTACCTTATTTTACAATAATATAAGTGAAGAAGTTAATATTTATTTTAAGTTCGGAATTTTGTTGATAACTTCATTAGTGGCTATGTACTTTTATGCAAATTCATTGAAGAAAGTTAAAATTACAGACAAGTACCTTATTTTACAAAAAAATATAGGTTATCAGATGATACCTCTTAATAATATAAAGTCTGTTAATACAGCTGAATTCTCAAATCTTACAGCTACATTCAGTTCAAAAGGTTTTTTTGGTTTTAATGGAACCTTAATGGATGACACCGTAACTTTTGTTAATGATAGAAAGAATATGGTAAAAATTTCTACATCTGAGAAAAAATATTTACTGAGTGTAAATAGTCCCAATGAGTTTATAAGGGATATTATAAATAGAAATAATGATTAG